A window of Mangifera indica cultivar Alphonso chromosome 13, CATAS_Mindica_2.1, whole genome shotgun sequence contains these coding sequences:
- the LOC123194231 gene encoding brassinosteroid-related acyltransferase 1, protein MATQKNGNFPTVCVTKSLTVYPKSFHPQQILTLSNLDRQCPLLMYLVFFYKPSSVHQNLSLDLVFSRLKSGLEETLSVWYPAAGRLSLNPHDGKLNLWCNNKGAILVEAVTQVKISELGDLSQYNEFLESLVYKPLFSGNFAEMPLAVAQVTRFGCGGYSVGVGTSHSLFDGPGSYDFLRAWASNSAIMQDKGGIEVHKPVHERGRLGMANSHVVKSAMAAPRATAIDHLYLLIQNALGNGQNLSEMAGNVKHVTKTFHLTGAMMESFKRKVFGQGRSNFSCSPFDLVAAHLWKVGFNPD, encoded by the exons ATGGCCACACAGAAGAATGGAAATTTTCCAACAGTTTGTGTTACAAAATCCCTGACTGTTTACCCAAAATCTTTTCACCCACAACAAATTCTCACTCTGTCCAATTTGGATAGGCAGTGTCCACTGCTTATGTACTTAGTTTTCTTTTACAAACCATCAAGTGTTCACCAAAATCTGTCCCTTGATCTGGTTTTTAGTAGGCTAAAATCAGGGTTGGAGGAGACCTTGTCAGTTTGGTACCCAGCTGCAGGCCGTTTAAGCTTGAATCCCCATGATGGAAAGCTCAATCTCTGGTGCAACAACAAAGGTGCAATTCTAGTTGAGGCTGTGACTCAAGTCAAGATTTCTGAGCTGGGTGACCTCTCTCAGTACAATGAATTCTTGGAGAGTTTAGTCTACAAGCCTCTTTTTAGTGGAAATTTCGCTGAGATGCCTCTTGCTGTTGCTCAG GTGACGAGGTTTGGTTGTGGGGGCTATTCGGTGGGAGTTGGTACGAGCCACTCCTTGTTCGATGGACCAGGAAGCTATGATTTTCTTCGTGCATGGGCTTCTAATTCTGCTATTATGCAAGACAAGGGAGGCATAGAGGTGCATAAACCAGTGCATGAGAGAGGGAGGCTGGGGATGGCAAATTCTCATGTTGTGAAATCAGCCATGGCTGCCCCAAGGGCAACAGCCATAGATCATCTATATCTGCTGATACAGAATGCACTTGGAAATGGGCAAAACCTTTCTGAGATGGCCGGAAATGTGAAACATGTTACCAAAACTTTCCATCTTACAGGTGCAATGATGGAGAGTTTCAAGAGGAAAGTGTTTGGCCAAGGGAGAAGTAACTTTTCATGTTCACCCTTTGACTTGGTTGCTGCTCATCTATGGAAG GTTGGATTCAATCCTGATTAG